GTTGCTTGCTACGCTGTCACGCTTCTCCTGCGTGATAGGCCGCCCCTGCCGAGCGCTCATCGGACGGACACCCCAGTCGGGCACGGCCATAAGGAGGAGGTGACCTTTATGCGAGGCTATCGCGACTTTGTATCGCTTTCGAGCGCTCGGCTGGAATCTCGCAAGCTATTCCTTTGCCTCGGCGACAAGAACCAATTGCCCGCTGTCTTCCATTGTACCACCGAGAAGGATCGGACTGGCTGGGCAACTGCCGCCCTGCTGACCCTGTTGGGTGTGCCTCGGGACAAGGTGATGGAAGATTTCCTGCGTAGCAAGGAGTACATCATTCCCAAGTACAAGCCGGTCATCGACGGTTTCGCCGAGGCTGGAGGGGGTAAAGCAATCCCTGCGACCATTCTCGGTGTGAAGAAGGAGTATCTCAAAGCGGCATTCGATGAGATGGAAAAGAAGTACGACACCATTGAAAACTACTTTTCTGACGGGTTAGGCATTAACACCGCCAGACAACGGGCCTTAAGAGAACTGTATCTTGAGTGAGCGATGGTCTTTTCCACCGCCTTTTCCTGTTACAGTCGACGGCGGTTAGTACGCCTGGGATCGCCACCCCAACCAGTCGCCCGTCAGCTTTGGTCGTTCCAAAAGCGGCCCACCAAATTGC
This window of the Pirellula staleyi DSM 6068 genome carries:
- a CDS encoding tyrosine-protein phosphatase, which translates into the protein MVLWQTLSRIVAVACYAVTLLLRDRPPLPSAHRTDTPVGHGHKEEVTFMRGYRDFVSLSSARLESRKLFLCLGDKNQLPAVFHCTTEKDRTGWATAALLTLLGVPRDKVMEDFLRSKEYIIPKYKPVIDGFAEAGGGKAIPATILGVKKEYLKAAFDEMEKKYDTIENYFSDGLGINTARQRALRELYLE